A single window of Neisseria sp. KEM232 DNA harbors:
- a CDS encoding IS1595 family transposase translates to MQITNCKLSKMVQKKLLEFFVLQVTARSAADILGIQPNSAILFYRKIRMVISHYLALVADEVFEGPVELDESYFGGRRKGRRGRGAAGKVVVFGILKRNTVVVDNAKSETLLPVIKKKIMPDSIVYTDSLSSYDKLDVSGFIHYRINHSKEFADRQNHINGIENFWNQAKRVLRKYNGINRKFFPLFLKECEFRFSFGTPSRQLKILREWCGI, encoded by the coding sequence ATGCAGATAACCAATTGTAAATTAAGCAAGATGGTTCAAAAGAAACTGCTTGAATTTTTTGTACTCCAAGTTACCGCCCGTTCCGCTGCCGATATTTTGGGCATTCAGCCCAACTCTGCTATTCTGTTCTACCGCAAAATTCGTATGGTTATCAGCCATTATCTGGCCTTGGTTGCCGATGAGGTTTTTGAGGGCCCTGTCGAGTTGGACGAAAGCTATTTCGGCGGACGGCGTAAAGGCAGACGCGGTCGCGGTGCGGCAGGAAAAGTGGTTGTCTTCGGCATTCTGAAACGCAACACCGTTGTGGTGGATAATGCCAAGTCTGAAACGTTACTCCCTGTCATCAAAAAGAAAATCATGCCGGACAGTATTGTTTATACCGATAGTCTGAGCAGTTACGACAAGTTGGACGTGAGCGGTTTTATCCATTACCGCATCAACCATTCCAAGGAATTTGCCGACCGCCAGAACCACATTAACGGCATTGAGAATTTTTGGAATCAGGCAAAACGCGTCTTACGCAAATACAACGGAATCAATCGCAAATTTTTCCCGCTGTTTTTGAAAGAATGCGAATTTCGGTTTAGCTTCGGCACACCGTCCCGGCAGCTAAAAATCTTGCGGGAGTGGTGTGGAATTTAG